One genomic segment of Stegostoma tigrinum isolate sSteTig4 chromosome 21, sSteTig4.hap1, whole genome shotgun sequence includes these proteins:
- the LOC125462975 gene encoding proline/serine-rich coiled-coil protein 1-like isoform X3, translating into MGIDVNCNNGNQQKTNEAVLKWSPLSAEKLVEIVKEANRLANQFEKCALKEKENAKIQGREDRSGNDRSKLEKEAKAKIRLLQDNRTCKKSPRSPRRDTFFVLDSPNKALLPSVNLQVINENSPDTNTRHARSIEHEISNSRIGLTSESERIATNKPMQTKEGNLSTEIKQAAVKKQSMLSKPSSLKLPSGFNRKGNMHSLSPSKPYQYPKKDSVHAPLSSAGNLKQTRGASLNNPENRSGKSTILHSKQSKEKAPMISETKMHSSSISFKHSDTNIKLLPSANKASSKEISQTQPPSKIPPGNRLRPGSVSSIRTGNKNERASSAAFKGKGSERQLKTTITSTKHLNSTVSASASQIKSQPDKATPSNVVKRFSITDLCC; encoded by the exons ATGGGAATTGATGTGAACTGTAATAATGGAAATCAGCAGAAAACAAACGAAGCCGTGCTGAAGTGGAGTCCACTAAGTGCAGAAAAACTAGTAGAAATAGTAAAGGAAGCAAATCGTCTGGCAAATCAATTTGAAAAATGTGCTTTGAAGGAGAAGGAAAATGCAAAAATACAGGGAAGAGAGGACAGAAGTGGCAATGACCGATCAAAATTGGAAAAAGAAGCCAAAGCCAAAATCAGACTTCTACAAGATAACAGAACGTGTAAAAAAAGTCCTCGAAGTCCAAGGAGAGATACATTTTTTGTGTTGGATAGCCCAAATAAGGCTCTTCTTCCTTCTGTGAATCTTCAGGTTATAAATGAAAACAGCCCAGACACTAACACCAGACATGCACGTTCCATTGAACATGAAATCAGCAACTCGAGAATAGGTTTGACCAGTGAGTCTGAAAGAATAGCCACCAACAAACCAATGCAAACAAAGGAAGGTAACCTATCTACAGAAATCAAGCAAGCTGCTGTTAAGAAG CAGTCAATGCTTTCCAAACCATCTAGTTTGAAACTTCCATCTGGTTTTAATAGGAAAGGAAATATGCATTCACTATCTCCATCCAAACCCTACCAATATCCTAAAAAGGATTCAGTGCATGCACCCTTGTCCTCTGCAGGGAATCTAAAGCAAACCAGAG GTGCATCATTAAACAATCCAGAAAATCGTTCTGGAAAGAGTACCATTTTGCACAGCAAACAAAGTAAAGAGAAAGCCCCAATGATATCAGAGACCAAAATGCATAGTTCATCGATCTCTTTTAAACACTCTGATACCAACATTAAGCTACTTCCAAGTGCTAACAAAGCTTCTAGCAAGGAGATTAGTCAAACACAACCACCAAGCAAGATTCCTCCTGGAAACAGATTGAGACCTGGATCTGTCTCATCTATTCGCACTGGGAATAAAAATGAAAGAGCCAGTTCAGCTGCCTTTAAAGGGAAAGGATCAGAAAGACAACTCAAAACCACAA TTACTTCAACTAAGCATCTGAATTCCACTGTATCTGCTTCAGCCAGCCAAATTAAGTCTCAGCCTGATAAAGCCACTCCAAGTAATGTTGTAAAAAG GTTTAGCATTACAGACTTATGTTGCTGA
- the ppil1 gene encoding peptidyl-prolyl cis-trans isomerase-like 1 isoform X2: MSGLPPDTWQPKIVTLETTMGNILLELYWKHAPKTCKNFAELTRRSYYNGTKFHRVISDFVIQGGDPTGTGRGGSSIYGKHFEDELHKDLKFTGAGILAMANAGPDTNGSQFFITLGPTPLLDGKHTIFGRVYHGLSVTKRIALVETNRDDRPTDDVIILKATISH, encoded by the exons ATGTCGGGGCTTCCTCCGGACACCTGGCAACCCAAGATTGTTACACTGGAGACCAC TATGGGAAACATATTGCTGGAATTGTATTGGAAGCATGCACCAAAAACCTGCAAGAACTTCGCTGAGCTGACTCGAAGGAGTTATTATAATGGTACAAAGTTCCATAGAGTTATCAGTGATTTTGTGATTCAGGGAGGAGATCCAACTGGGACAG GTAGAGGGGGCTCATCTATTTATGGAAAGCATTTTGAAGATGAATTGCACAAAGATTTAAAATTCACAG gTGCAGGGATTcttgccatggcaaatgcaggccCAGATACAAACGGCAGCCAGTTCTTCATAACTTTGGGACCTACACCACTGCTGGATGGAAAGCATACAATCTTTGGTCGTGTGTACCATGGGTTGTCAGTAACTAAACGTATTGCACTAGTGGAGACTAATCGTGACGATCGGCCTACAGATGATGTAATCATTTTGAAAGCCACAATATCACACTAA
- the ppil1 gene encoding peptidyl-prolyl cis-trans isomerase-like 1 isoform X3 yields MGNILLELYWKHAPKTCKNFAELTRRSYYNGTKFHRVISDFVIQGGDPTGTGRGGSSIYGKHFEDELHKDLKFTGAGILAMANAGPDTNGSQFFITLGPTPLLDGKHTIFGRVYHGLSVTKRIALVETNRDDRPTDDVIILKATISH; encoded by the exons ATGGGAAACATATTGCTGGAATTGTATTGGAAGCATGCACCAAAAACCTGCAAGAACTTCGCTGAGCTGACTCGAAGGAGTTATTATAATGGTACAAAGTTCCATAGAGTTATCAGTGATTTTGTGATTCAGGGAGGAGATCCAACTGGGACAG GTAGAGGGGGCTCATCTATTTATGGAAAGCATTTTGAAGATGAATTGCACAAAGATTTAAAATTCACAG gTGCAGGGATTcttgccatggcaaatgcaggccCAGATACAAACGGCAGCCAGTTCTTCATAACTTTGGGACCTACACCACTGCTGGATGGAAAGCATACAATCTTTGGTCGTGTGTACCATGGGTTGTCAGTAACTAAACGTATTGCACTAGTGGAGACTAATCGTGACGATCGGCCTACAGATGATGTAATCATTTTGAAAGCCACAATATCACACTAA
- the LOC125462975 gene encoding proline/serine-rich coiled-coil protein 1-like isoform X4: MNLTTDDDANFITEETFDFGIGFPTESQESLLETDPEEVLIAPIRHSERCVAMGIDVNCNNGNQQKTNEAVLKWSPLSAEKLVEIVKEANRLANQFEKCALKEKENAKIQGREDRSGNDRSKLEKEAKAKIRLLQDNRTCKKSPRSPRRDTFFVLDSPNKALLPSVNLQVINENSPDTNTRHARSIEHEISNSRIGLTSESERIATNKPMQTKEGNLSTEIKQAAVKKQSMLSKPSSLKLPSGFNRKGNMHSLSPSKPYQYPKKDSVHAPLSSAGNLKQTRVTSTKHLNSTVSASASQIKSQPDKATPSNVVKRFSITDLCC, from the exons ATGAATTTGACAACTGATGACG ATGCTAACTTCATAACTGAAGAAACATTTGATTTTGGAATTGGTTTCCCAACTGAAAG CCAAGAATCATTGCTTGAAACTGACCCTGAAGAAGTTTTAATTGCTCCAATCAGGCATTCTGAGAGGTGTGTTGCTATGGGAATTGATGTGAACTGTAATAATGGAAATCAGCAGAAAACAAACGAAGCCGTGCTGAAGTGGAGTCCACTAAGTGCAGAAAAACTAGTAGAAATAGTAAAGGAAGCAAATCGTCTGGCAAATCAATTTGAAAAATGTGCTTTGAAGGAGAAGGAAAATGCAAAAATACAGGGAAGAGAGGACAGAAGTGGCAATGACCGATCAAAATTGGAAAAAGAAGCCAAAGCCAAAATCAGACTTCTACAAGATAACAGAACGTGTAAAAAAAGTCCTCGAAGTCCAAGGAGAGATACATTTTTTGTGTTGGATAGCCCAAATAAGGCTCTTCTTCCTTCTGTGAATCTTCAGGTTATAAATGAAAACAGCCCAGACACTAACACCAGACATGCACGTTCCATTGAACATGAAATCAGCAACTCGAGAATAGGTTTGACCAGTGAGTCTGAAAGAATAGCCACCAACAAACCAATGCAAACAAAGGAAGGTAACCTATCTACAGAAATCAAGCAAGCTGCTGTTAAGAAG CAGTCAATGCTTTCCAAACCATCTAGTTTGAAACTTCCATCTGGTTTTAATAGGAAAGGAAATATGCATTCACTATCTCCATCCAAACCCTACCAATATCCTAAAAAGGATTCAGTGCATGCACCCTTGTCCTCTGCAGGGAATCTAAAGCAAACCAGAG TTACTTCAACTAAGCATCTGAATTCCACTGTATCTGCTTCAGCCAGCCAAATTAAGTCTCAGCCTGATAAAGCCACTCCAAGTAATGTTGTAAAAAG GTTTAGCATTACAGACTTATGTTGCTGA
- the LOC125462975 gene encoding proline/serine-rich coiled-coil protein 1-like isoform X1, with the protein MNLTTDDDANFITEETFDFGIGFPTESQESLLETDPEEVLIAPIRHSERCVAMGIDVNCNNGNQQKTNEAVLKWSPLSAEKLVEIVKEANRLANQFEKCALKEKENAKIQGREDRSGNDRSKLEKEAKAKIRLLQDNRTCKKSPRSPRRDTFFVLDSPNKALLPSVNLQVINENSPDTNTRHARSIEHEISNSRIGLTSESERIATNKPMQTKEGNLSTEIKQAAVKKQSMLSKPSSLKLPSGFNRKGNMHSLSPSKPYQYPKKDSVHAPLSSAGNLKQTRGASLNNPENRSGKSTILHSKQSKEKAPMISETKMHSSSISFKHSDTNIKLLPSANKASSKEISQTQPPSKIPPGNRLRPGSVSSIRTGNKNERASSAAFKGKGSERQLKTTITSTKHLNSTVSASASQIKSQPDKATPSNVVKRFSITDLCC; encoded by the exons ATGAATTTGACAACTGATGACG ATGCTAACTTCATAACTGAAGAAACATTTGATTTTGGAATTGGTTTCCCAACTGAAAG CCAAGAATCATTGCTTGAAACTGACCCTGAAGAAGTTTTAATTGCTCCAATCAGGCATTCTGAGAGGTGTGTTGCTATGGGAATTGATGTGAACTGTAATAATGGAAATCAGCAGAAAACAAACGAAGCCGTGCTGAAGTGGAGTCCACTAAGTGCAGAAAAACTAGTAGAAATAGTAAAGGAAGCAAATCGTCTGGCAAATCAATTTGAAAAATGTGCTTTGAAGGAGAAGGAAAATGCAAAAATACAGGGAAGAGAGGACAGAAGTGGCAATGACCGATCAAAATTGGAAAAAGAAGCCAAAGCCAAAATCAGACTTCTACAAGATAACAGAACGTGTAAAAAAAGTCCTCGAAGTCCAAGGAGAGATACATTTTTTGTGTTGGATAGCCCAAATAAGGCTCTTCTTCCTTCTGTGAATCTTCAGGTTATAAATGAAAACAGCCCAGACACTAACACCAGACATGCACGTTCCATTGAACATGAAATCAGCAACTCGAGAATAGGTTTGACCAGTGAGTCTGAAAGAATAGCCACCAACAAACCAATGCAAACAAAGGAAGGTAACCTATCTACAGAAATCAAGCAAGCTGCTGTTAAGAAG CAGTCAATGCTTTCCAAACCATCTAGTTTGAAACTTCCATCTGGTTTTAATAGGAAAGGAAATATGCATTCACTATCTCCATCCAAACCCTACCAATATCCTAAAAAGGATTCAGTGCATGCACCCTTGTCCTCTGCAGGGAATCTAAAGCAAACCAGAG GTGCATCATTAAACAATCCAGAAAATCGTTCTGGAAAGAGTACCATTTTGCACAGCAAACAAAGTAAAGAGAAAGCCCCAATGATATCAGAGACCAAAATGCATAGTTCATCGATCTCTTTTAAACACTCTGATACCAACATTAAGCTACTTCCAAGTGCTAACAAAGCTTCTAGCAAGGAGATTAGTCAAACACAACCACCAAGCAAGATTCCTCCTGGAAACAGATTGAGACCTGGATCTGTCTCATCTATTCGCACTGGGAATAAAAATGAAAGAGCCAGTTCAGCTGCCTTTAAAGGGAAAGGATCAGAAAGACAACTCAAAACCACAA TTACTTCAACTAAGCATCTGAATTCCACTGTATCTGCTTCAGCCAGCCAAATTAAGTCTCAGCCTGATAAAGCCACTCCAAGTAATGTTGTAAAAAG GTTTAGCATTACAGACTTATGTTGCTGA
- the LOC125462975 gene encoding proline/serine-rich coiled-coil protein 1-like isoform X2, with the protein MNLTTDDDANFITEETFDFGIGFPTESQESLLETDPEEVLIAPIRHSERCVAMGIDVNCNNGNQQKTNEAVLKWSPLSAEKLVEIVKEANRLANQFEKCALKEKENAKIQGREDRSGNDRSKLEKEAKAKIRLLQDNRTCKKSPRSPRRDTFFVLDSPNKALLPSVNLQVINENSPDTNTRHARSIEHEISNSRIGLTSESERIATNKPMQTKEGNLSTEIKQAAVKKQSMLSKPSSLKLPSGFNRKGNMHSLSPSKPYQYPKKDSVHAPLSSAGNLKQTRGASLNNPENRSGKSTILHSKQSKEKAPMISETKMHSSSISFKHSDTNIKLLPSANKASSKEISQTQPPSKIPPGNRLRPGSVSSIRTGNKNERASSAAFKGKGSERQLKTTITSTKHLNSTVSASASQIKSQPDKATPSNVVKR; encoded by the exons ATGAATTTGACAACTGATGACG ATGCTAACTTCATAACTGAAGAAACATTTGATTTTGGAATTGGTTTCCCAACTGAAAG CCAAGAATCATTGCTTGAAACTGACCCTGAAGAAGTTTTAATTGCTCCAATCAGGCATTCTGAGAGGTGTGTTGCTATGGGAATTGATGTGAACTGTAATAATGGAAATCAGCAGAAAACAAACGAAGCCGTGCTGAAGTGGAGTCCACTAAGTGCAGAAAAACTAGTAGAAATAGTAAAGGAAGCAAATCGTCTGGCAAATCAATTTGAAAAATGTGCTTTGAAGGAGAAGGAAAATGCAAAAATACAGGGAAGAGAGGACAGAAGTGGCAATGACCGATCAAAATTGGAAAAAGAAGCCAAAGCCAAAATCAGACTTCTACAAGATAACAGAACGTGTAAAAAAAGTCCTCGAAGTCCAAGGAGAGATACATTTTTTGTGTTGGATAGCCCAAATAAGGCTCTTCTTCCTTCTGTGAATCTTCAGGTTATAAATGAAAACAGCCCAGACACTAACACCAGACATGCACGTTCCATTGAACATGAAATCAGCAACTCGAGAATAGGTTTGACCAGTGAGTCTGAAAGAATAGCCACCAACAAACCAATGCAAACAAAGGAAGGTAACCTATCTACAGAAATCAAGCAAGCTGCTGTTAAGAAG CAGTCAATGCTTTCCAAACCATCTAGTTTGAAACTTCCATCTGGTTTTAATAGGAAAGGAAATATGCATTCACTATCTCCATCCAAACCCTACCAATATCCTAAAAAGGATTCAGTGCATGCACCCTTGTCCTCTGCAGGGAATCTAAAGCAAACCAGAG GTGCATCATTAAACAATCCAGAAAATCGTTCTGGAAAGAGTACCATTTTGCACAGCAAACAAAGTAAAGAGAAAGCCCCAATGATATCAGAGACCAAAATGCATAGTTCATCGATCTCTTTTAAACACTCTGATACCAACATTAAGCTACTTCCAAGTGCTAACAAAGCTTCTAGCAAGGAGATTAGTCAAACACAACCACCAAGCAAGATTCCTCCTGGAAACAGATTGAGACCTGGATCTGTCTCATCTATTCGCACTGGGAATAAAAATGAAAGAGCCAGTTCAGCTGCCTTTAAAGGGAAAGGATCAGAAAGACAACTCAAAACCACAA TTACTTCAACTAAGCATCTGAATTCCACTGTATCTGCTTCAGCCAGCCAAATTAAGTCTCAGCCTGATAAAGCCACTCCAAGTAATGTTGTAAAAAG ATGA
- the ppil1 gene encoding peptidyl-prolyl cis-trans isomerase-like 1 isoform X1, translated as MFLPASPETDTRSHVPAPPGTVIQPAPAQRLPLPDLQRTSAVFYPPQDPQTEHPVLLSFTGHQKFMGNILLELYWKHAPKTCKNFAELTRRSYYNGTKFHRVISDFVIQGGDPTGTGRGGSSIYGKHFEDELHKDLKFTGAGILAMANAGPDTNGSQFFITLGPTPLLDGKHTIFGRVYHGLSVTKRIALVETNRDDRPTDDVIILKATISH; from the exons atgtttctccctgcgagtcctgaaacagacactcgcagccatgtgccggcacctccaggcactgtaatccagcctgccccagctcagaggctccctctcccagacctgcaaaggacctctgctgttttttatcctccgcaggatccacagactgaacacccagttctactcagctttactggacaccaaaaatt TATGGGAAACATATTGCTGGAATTGTATTGGAAGCATGCACCAAAAACCTGCAAGAACTTCGCTGAGCTGACTCGAAGGAGTTATTATAATGGTACAAAGTTCCATAGAGTTATCAGTGATTTTGTGATTCAGGGAGGAGATCCAACTGGGACAG GTAGAGGGGGCTCATCTATTTATGGAAAGCATTTTGAAGATGAATTGCACAAAGATTTAAAATTCACAG gTGCAGGGATTcttgccatggcaaatgcaggccCAGATACAAACGGCAGCCAGTTCTTCATAACTTTGGGACCTACACCACTGCTGGATGGAAAGCATACAATCTTTGGTCGTGTGTACCATGGGTTGTCAGTAACTAAACGTATTGCACTAGTGGAGACTAATCGTGACGATCGGCCTACAGATGATGTAATCATTTTGAAAGCCACAATATCACACTAA